The Bombus huntii isolate Logan2020A chromosome 1, iyBomHunt1.1, whole genome shotgun sequence genome contains a region encoding:
- the LOC126868929 gene encoding epsin-2 isoform X5, with the protein MPTMAMQKMRRQGQDVMQVNLAGIRRDIVNLAHNYSNAQKAVRKATSNDPWGPSSTLMAEIADLTYNVVAFTEIMQMLWKRLNDHGKNWRHVYKALVLLEYLIKTGTEKVAQQCKENIFAIQTLKDFQYMEGSKDQGVNVREKAKQLVALLKDDERLRNERARALKAKERFAQSVSGFGSDGLDTMSPVSSDFQDWEPCRLGSETTTRRKTELEAARPQTVGEEELQLQLALAMSREEAEQEEQRRRSDDVRLQLALSQSQQDFKAPQTEKQSHMLDLLDVNLEEACGYNVKTDPWGIPITPPPPRPQSLDISQFYPYKPQNDPWSVPTTSSTSPAIDPWAPIPSQKPTATVDSWRAPPSSPVTVTTSPSTDPWSPIPSATTTATEADTNKKPATREGMTSASPSFNNPTLTQNIGFAAQSPQNLGFNLPTTSTATFNTTNNDFNGTGPSLNNFSIGNQTSSAASPLSDLDEFDVITNRNKPGSSLQTANNVSTLSPDPFDLGSIAETLPTSTGAVKKTPQSFLGENSALVNLDNLVSTSAIKSATPTPAAFHWK; encoded by the exons ATGCCAACAATGGCTATGCAGAag ATGAGAAGACAAGGTCAAGACGTCATGCAGGTGAATTTGGCAGGTATCAGGCGAGATATTGTTAATCTTGCCCATAACTATAGCAATGCTCag AAAGCTGTACGTAAAGCCACCAGTAACGATCCTTGGGGTCCAAGTAGTACTCTTATGGCAGAAATTGCAGATTTAACGTATAATGTTGTGGCTTTTACTGAGATTATGCAAATGTTATGGAAAAGATTAAATGATCATGGTAAAAATTGGCGACATGTGTACAAAGCTTTAGTTCTTTTAGAATATCTTATTAAAACAGGCACAGAAAAAGTTGCACAGCAatgtaaagaaaatatttttgccaTCCAAACATTGAAAG ATTTCCAATACATGGAAGGATCTAAGGATCAAGGAGTGAATGTAAGAGAAAAAGCAAAACAACTAGTGGCCTTATTAAAAGATGatgaaagattaagaaatGAAAGAGCTAGAGCATTGAAAGCAAAAGAAAGATTTGCACAATCAGTTAGTGGATTTGGTAGTGATGGTTTAGATACTATGTCACCTGTAAGCAGCGAT TTTCAGGATTGGGAGCCATGTCGCCTGGGATCTGAAACTACAACTAGACGTAaga CTGAATTAGAAGCTGCAAGACCACAAACGGTAGGTGAAGAAGAATTACAGTTACAATTAGCTTTGGCAATGTCGAGAGAGGAAGCAGAGCAAGAAGAACAAAGAAGACGTAGTGATGACGTCAGATTGCAATTAGCTCTTAGTCAAAGTCAGCAAGATTTTAA AGCGCCGCAAACTGAGAAACAAAGTCATATGCTAGATTTGTTGGATGTAAACTTAGAAGAAGCATGTGGATACAATGTAAAAACCGACCCTTGGGGTATACCAATTACGCCACCTCCGCCAAGACCTCAa TCTTTGGATATATCTCAATTCTATCCATATAAG cCACAAAACGATCCGTGGAGCGTTCCTACAACAAGCAGTACATCACCTGCGATAGATCCATGGGCTCCCATTCCATCGCAAAAACCAA CTGCTACAGTTGATTCCTGGCGGGCACCTCCATCATCACCTGTAACAGTTACAACTTCGCCTAGTACAGATCCTTGGTCACCAATACCTTCTGctactactactgctactGAAGCGGATACAAATAAAAAGCCG GCTACCCGAGAAGGTATGACATCTGCATCTCCATCTTTTAACAATCCTACCTTAACGCAAAACATTGGTTTTGCGGCACAATCGCCACAAAACTTGGGCTTTAATCTGCCTACAACTTCAACAGCTACATTCAATACAACTAATAACGACTTTAACGGTACTGGCCCTAGTCTTAACAACTTTTCCATCGGAAATCAGACCAGTTCTGCAGCCAGTCCACTGAGCGATTTAGATGAATTTGATGTAATTACTAACAGGAATAAACCTGGATCTAGTCTGCAAACTGCGAATAACG TAAGTACGCTATCACCAGATCCGTTTGATTTGGGGAGCATAGCAGAAACTCTTCCCACTAGTACAGGAGCTGTTAAAAAAACACCACAATCATTTCTCGGAGAGAACTCTGCTCTCGTTAATCTTGATAATCTTGTCAGTACCTCCGCGATCAAATCAGCAACGCCTACTCCTGCAG CGTTTCATTGGAAGTAA
- the LOC126868929 gene encoding epsin-2 isoform X1, which translates to MPTMAMQKMRRQGQDVMQVNLAGIRRDIVNLAHNYSNAQKAVRKATSNDPWGPSSTLMAEIADLTYNVVAFTEIMQMLWKRLNDHGKNWRHVYKALVLLEYLIKTGTEKVAQQCKENIFAIQTLKDFQYMEGSKDQGVNVREKAKQLVALLKDDERLRNERARALKAKERFAQSVSGFGSDGLDTMSPVSSDFQDWEPCRLGSETTTRRKTELEAARPQTVGEEELQLQLALAMSREEAEQEEQRRRSDDVRLQLALSQSQQDFKAPQTEKQSHMLDLLDVNLEEACGYNVKTDPWGIPITPPPPRPQSLDISQFYPYKPQNDPWSVPTTSSTSPAIDPWAPIPSQKPTATVDSWRAPPSSPVTVTTSPSTDPWSPIPSATTTATEADTNKKPATREGMTSASPSFNNPTLTQNIGFAAQSPQNLGFNLPTTSTATFNTTNNDFNGTGPSLNNFSIGNQTSSAASPLSDLDEFDVITNRNKPGSSLQTANNVSTLSPDPFDLGSIAETLPTSTGAVKKTPQSFLGENSALVNLDNLVSTSAIKSATPTPAATMSYSANPFATATPPPRPTINQIRQDPWAANTTTTANPFLS; encoded by the exons ATGCCAACAATGGCTATGCAGAag ATGAGAAGACAAGGTCAAGACGTCATGCAGGTGAATTTGGCAGGTATCAGGCGAGATATTGTTAATCTTGCCCATAACTATAGCAATGCTCag AAAGCTGTACGTAAAGCCACCAGTAACGATCCTTGGGGTCCAAGTAGTACTCTTATGGCAGAAATTGCAGATTTAACGTATAATGTTGTGGCTTTTACTGAGATTATGCAAATGTTATGGAAAAGATTAAATGATCATGGTAAAAATTGGCGACATGTGTACAAAGCTTTAGTTCTTTTAGAATATCTTATTAAAACAGGCACAGAAAAAGTTGCACAGCAatgtaaagaaaatatttttgccaTCCAAACATTGAAAG ATTTCCAATACATGGAAGGATCTAAGGATCAAGGAGTGAATGTAAGAGAAAAAGCAAAACAACTAGTGGCCTTATTAAAAGATGatgaaagattaagaaatGAAAGAGCTAGAGCATTGAAAGCAAAAGAAAGATTTGCACAATCAGTTAGTGGATTTGGTAGTGATGGTTTAGATACTATGTCACCTGTAAGCAGCGAT TTTCAGGATTGGGAGCCATGTCGCCTGGGATCTGAAACTACAACTAGACGTAaga CTGAATTAGAAGCTGCAAGACCACAAACGGTAGGTGAAGAAGAATTACAGTTACAATTAGCTTTGGCAATGTCGAGAGAGGAAGCAGAGCAAGAAGAACAAAGAAGACGTAGTGATGACGTCAGATTGCAATTAGCTCTTAGTCAAAGTCAGCAAGATTTTAA AGCGCCGCAAACTGAGAAACAAAGTCATATGCTAGATTTGTTGGATGTAAACTTAGAAGAAGCATGTGGATACAATGTAAAAACCGACCCTTGGGGTATACCAATTACGCCACCTCCGCCAAGACCTCAa TCTTTGGATATATCTCAATTCTATCCATATAAG cCACAAAACGATCCGTGGAGCGTTCCTACAACAAGCAGTACATCACCTGCGATAGATCCATGGGCTCCCATTCCATCGCAAAAACCAA CTGCTACAGTTGATTCCTGGCGGGCACCTCCATCATCACCTGTAACAGTTACAACTTCGCCTAGTACAGATCCTTGGTCACCAATACCTTCTGctactactactgctactGAAGCGGATACAAATAAAAAGCCG GCTACCCGAGAAGGTATGACATCTGCATCTCCATCTTTTAACAATCCTACCTTAACGCAAAACATTGGTTTTGCGGCACAATCGCCACAAAACTTGGGCTTTAATCTGCCTACAACTTCAACAGCTACATTCAATACAACTAATAACGACTTTAACGGTACTGGCCCTAGTCTTAACAACTTTTCCATCGGAAATCAGACCAGTTCTGCAGCCAGTCCACTGAGCGATTTAGATGAATTTGATGTAATTACTAACAGGAATAAACCTGGATCTAGTCTGCAAACTGCGAATAACG TAAGTACGCTATCACCAGATCCGTTTGATTTGGGGAGCATAGCAGAAACTCTTCCCACTAGTACAGGAGCTGTTAAAAAAACACCACAATCATTTCTCGGAGAGAACTCTGCTCTCGTTAATCTTGATAATCTTGTCAGTACCTCCGCGATCAAATCAGCAACGCCTACTCCTGCAG cAACGATGTCATACTCAGCAAATCCGTTTGCGACGGCAACACCACCACCCCGTCCTACAATTAATCAGATTCGACAAGATCCTTGGGCAGCGAATACAACTACTACAGCGAATCCGTTCCTTTCGTAG
- the LOC126868929 gene encoding epsin-2 isoform X4 → MPTMAMQKMRRQGQDVMQVNLAGIRRDIVNLAHNYSNAQKAVRKATSNDPWGPSSTLMAEIADLTYNVVAFTEIMQMLWKRLNDHGKNWRHVYKALVLLEYLIKTGTEKVAQQCKENIFAIQTLKDFQYMEGSKDQGVNVREKAKQLVALLKDDERLRNERARALKAKERFAQSVSGFGSDGLDTMSPVSSDFQDWEPCRLGSETTTRRKTELEAARPQTVGEEELQLQLALAMSREEAEQEEQRRRSDDVRLQLALSQSQQDFKAPQTEKQSHMLDLLDVNLEEACGYNVKTDPWGIPITPPPPRPQPQNDPWSVPTTSSTSPAIDPWAPIPSQKPTATVDSWRAPPSSPVTVTTSPSTDPWSPIPSATTTATEADTNKKPATREGMTSASPSFNNPTLTQNIGFAAQSPQNLGFNLPTTSTATFNTTNNDFNGTGPSLNNFSIGNQTSSAASPLSDLDEFDVITNRNKPGSSLQTANNVSTLSPDPFDLGSIAETLPTSTGAVKKTPQSFLGENSALVNLDNLVSTSAIKSATPTPAATMSYSANPFATATPPPRPTINQIRQDPWAANTTTTANPFLS, encoded by the exons ATGCCAACAATGGCTATGCAGAag ATGAGAAGACAAGGTCAAGACGTCATGCAGGTGAATTTGGCAGGTATCAGGCGAGATATTGTTAATCTTGCCCATAACTATAGCAATGCTCag AAAGCTGTACGTAAAGCCACCAGTAACGATCCTTGGGGTCCAAGTAGTACTCTTATGGCAGAAATTGCAGATTTAACGTATAATGTTGTGGCTTTTACTGAGATTATGCAAATGTTATGGAAAAGATTAAATGATCATGGTAAAAATTGGCGACATGTGTACAAAGCTTTAGTTCTTTTAGAATATCTTATTAAAACAGGCACAGAAAAAGTTGCACAGCAatgtaaagaaaatatttttgccaTCCAAACATTGAAAG ATTTCCAATACATGGAAGGATCTAAGGATCAAGGAGTGAATGTAAGAGAAAAAGCAAAACAACTAGTGGCCTTATTAAAAGATGatgaaagattaagaaatGAAAGAGCTAGAGCATTGAAAGCAAAAGAAAGATTTGCACAATCAGTTAGTGGATTTGGTAGTGATGGTTTAGATACTATGTCACCTGTAAGCAGCGAT TTTCAGGATTGGGAGCCATGTCGCCTGGGATCTGAAACTACAACTAGACGTAaga CTGAATTAGAAGCTGCAAGACCACAAACGGTAGGTGAAGAAGAATTACAGTTACAATTAGCTTTGGCAATGTCGAGAGAGGAAGCAGAGCAAGAAGAACAAAGAAGACGTAGTGATGACGTCAGATTGCAATTAGCTCTTAGTCAAAGTCAGCAAGATTTTAA AGCGCCGCAAACTGAGAAACAAAGTCATATGCTAGATTTGTTGGATGTAAACTTAGAAGAAGCATGTGGATACAATGTAAAAACCGACCCTTGGGGTATACCAATTACGCCACCTCCGCCAAGACCTCAa cCACAAAACGATCCGTGGAGCGTTCCTACAACAAGCAGTACATCACCTGCGATAGATCCATGGGCTCCCATTCCATCGCAAAAACCAA CTGCTACAGTTGATTCCTGGCGGGCACCTCCATCATCACCTGTAACAGTTACAACTTCGCCTAGTACAGATCCTTGGTCACCAATACCTTCTGctactactactgctactGAAGCGGATACAAATAAAAAGCCG GCTACCCGAGAAGGTATGACATCTGCATCTCCATCTTTTAACAATCCTACCTTAACGCAAAACATTGGTTTTGCGGCACAATCGCCACAAAACTTGGGCTTTAATCTGCCTACAACTTCAACAGCTACATTCAATACAACTAATAACGACTTTAACGGTACTGGCCCTAGTCTTAACAACTTTTCCATCGGAAATCAGACCAGTTCTGCAGCCAGTCCACTGAGCGATTTAGATGAATTTGATGTAATTACTAACAGGAATAAACCTGGATCTAGTCTGCAAACTGCGAATAACG TAAGTACGCTATCACCAGATCCGTTTGATTTGGGGAGCATAGCAGAAACTCTTCCCACTAGTACAGGAGCTGTTAAAAAAACACCACAATCATTTCTCGGAGAGAACTCTGCTCTCGTTAATCTTGATAATCTTGTCAGTACCTCCGCGATCAAATCAGCAACGCCTACTCCTGCAG cAACGATGTCATACTCAGCAAATCCGTTTGCGACGGCAACACCACCACCCCGTCCTACAATTAATCAGATTCGACAAGATCCTTGGGCAGCGAATACAACTACTACAGCGAATCCGTTCCTTTCGTAG
- the LOC126868929 gene encoding epsin-2 isoform X2 encodes MPTMAMQKMRRQGQDVMQVNLAGIRRDIVNLAHNYSNAQKAVRKATSNDPWGPSSTLMAEIADLTYNVVAFTEIMQMLWKRLNDHGKNWRHVYKALVLLEYLIKTGTEKVAQQCKENIFAIQTLKDFQYMEGSKDQGVNVREKAKQLVALLKDDERLRNERARALKAKERFAQSVSGFGSDGLDTMSPVSSDFQDWEPCRLGSETTTRPELEAARPQTVGEEELQLQLALAMSREEAEQEEQRRRSDDVRLQLALSQSQQDFKAPQTEKQSHMLDLLDVNLEEACGYNVKTDPWGIPITPPPPRPQSLDISQFYPYKPQNDPWSVPTTSSTSPAIDPWAPIPSQKPTATVDSWRAPPSSPVTVTTSPSTDPWSPIPSATTTATEADTNKKPATREGMTSASPSFNNPTLTQNIGFAAQSPQNLGFNLPTTSTATFNTTNNDFNGTGPSLNNFSIGNQTSSAASPLSDLDEFDVITNRNKPGSSLQTANNVSTLSPDPFDLGSIAETLPTSTGAVKKTPQSFLGENSALVNLDNLVSTSAIKSATPTPAATMSYSANPFATATPPPRPTINQIRQDPWAANTTTTANPFLS; translated from the exons ATGCCAACAATGGCTATGCAGAag ATGAGAAGACAAGGTCAAGACGTCATGCAGGTGAATTTGGCAGGTATCAGGCGAGATATTGTTAATCTTGCCCATAACTATAGCAATGCTCag AAAGCTGTACGTAAAGCCACCAGTAACGATCCTTGGGGTCCAAGTAGTACTCTTATGGCAGAAATTGCAGATTTAACGTATAATGTTGTGGCTTTTACTGAGATTATGCAAATGTTATGGAAAAGATTAAATGATCATGGTAAAAATTGGCGACATGTGTACAAAGCTTTAGTTCTTTTAGAATATCTTATTAAAACAGGCACAGAAAAAGTTGCACAGCAatgtaaagaaaatatttttgccaTCCAAACATTGAAAG ATTTCCAATACATGGAAGGATCTAAGGATCAAGGAGTGAATGTAAGAGAAAAAGCAAAACAACTAGTGGCCTTATTAAAAGATGatgaaagattaagaaatGAAAGAGCTAGAGCATTGAAAGCAAAAGAAAGATTTGCACAATCAGTTAGTGGATTTGGTAGTGATGGTTTAGATACTATGTCACCTGTAAGCAGCGAT TTTCAGGATTGGGAGCCATGTCGCCTGGGATCTGAAACTACAACTAGAC CTGAATTAGAAGCTGCAAGACCACAAACGGTAGGTGAAGAAGAATTACAGTTACAATTAGCTTTGGCAATGTCGAGAGAGGAAGCAGAGCAAGAAGAACAAAGAAGACGTAGTGATGACGTCAGATTGCAATTAGCTCTTAGTCAAAGTCAGCAAGATTTTAA AGCGCCGCAAACTGAGAAACAAAGTCATATGCTAGATTTGTTGGATGTAAACTTAGAAGAAGCATGTGGATACAATGTAAAAACCGACCCTTGGGGTATACCAATTACGCCACCTCCGCCAAGACCTCAa TCTTTGGATATATCTCAATTCTATCCATATAAG cCACAAAACGATCCGTGGAGCGTTCCTACAACAAGCAGTACATCACCTGCGATAGATCCATGGGCTCCCATTCCATCGCAAAAACCAA CTGCTACAGTTGATTCCTGGCGGGCACCTCCATCATCACCTGTAACAGTTACAACTTCGCCTAGTACAGATCCTTGGTCACCAATACCTTCTGctactactactgctactGAAGCGGATACAAATAAAAAGCCG GCTACCCGAGAAGGTATGACATCTGCATCTCCATCTTTTAACAATCCTACCTTAACGCAAAACATTGGTTTTGCGGCACAATCGCCACAAAACTTGGGCTTTAATCTGCCTACAACTTCAACAGCTACATTCAATACAACTAATAACGACTTTAACGGTACTGGCCCTAGTCTTAACAACTTTTCCATCGGAAATCAGACCAGTTCTGCAGCCAGTCCACTGAGCGATTTAGATGAATTTGATGTAATTACTAACAGGAATAAACCTGGATCTAGTCTGCAAACTGCGAATAACG TAAGTACGCTATCACCAGATCCGTTTGATTTGGGGAGCATAGCAGAAACTCTTCCCACTAGTACAGGAGCTGTTAAAAAAACACCACAATCATTTCTCGGAGAGAACTCTGCTCTCGTTAATCTTGATAATCTTGTCAGTACCTCCGCGATCAAATCAGCAACGCCTACTCCTGCAG cAACGATGTCATACTCAGCAAATCCGTTTGCGACGGCAACACCACCACCCCGTCCTACAATTAATCAGATTCGACAAGATCCTTGGGCAGCGAATACAACTACTACAGCGAATCCGTTCCTTTCGTAG
- the LOC126868929 gene encoding epsin-2 isoform X3, with product MRRQGQDVMQVNLAGIRRDIVNLAHNYSNAQKAVRKATSNDPWGPSSTLMAEIADLTYNVVAFTEIMQMLWKRLNDHGKNWRHVYKALVLLEYLIKTGTEKVAQQCKENIFAIQTLKDFQYMEGSKDQGVNVREKAKQLVALLKDDERLRNERARALKAKERFAQSVSGFGSDGLDTMSPVSSDFQDWEPCRLGSETTTRRKTELEAARPQTVGEEELQLQLALAMSREEAEQEEQRRRSDDVRLQLALSQSQQDFKAPQTEKQSHMLDLLDVNLEEACGYNVKTDPWGIPITPPPPRPQSLDISQFYPYKPQNDPWSVPTTSSTSPAIDPWAPIPSQKPTATVDSWRAPPSSPVTVTTSPSTDPWSPIPSATTTATEADTNKKPATREGMTSASPSFNNPTLTQNIGFAAQSPQNLGFNLPTTSTATFNTTNNDFNGTGPSLNNFSIGNQTSSAASPLSDLDEFDVITNRNKPGSSLQTANNVSTLSPDPFDLGSIAETLPTSTGAVKKTPQSFLGENSALVNLDNLVSTSAIKSATPTPAATMSYSANPFATATPPPRPTINQIRQDPWAANTTTTANPFLS from the exons ATGAGAAGACAAGGTCAAGACGTCATGCAGGTGAATTTGGCAGGTATCAGGCGAGATATTGTTAATCTTGCCCATAACTATAGCAATGCTCag AAAGCTGTACGTAAAGCCACCAGTAACGATCCTTGGGGTCCAAGTAGTACTCTTATGGCAGAAATTGCAGATTTAACGTATAATGTTGTGGCTTTTACTGAGATTATGCAAATGTTATGGAAAAGATTAAATGATCATGGTAAAAATTGGCGACATGTGTACAAAGCTTTAGTTCTTTTAGAATATCTTATTAAAACAGGCACAGAAAAAGTTGCACAGCAatgtaaagaaaatatttttgccaTCCAAACATTGAAAG ATTTCCAATACATGGAAGGATCTAAGGATCAAGGAGTGAATGTAAGAGAAAAAGCAAAACAACTAGTGGCCTTATTAAAAGATGatgaaagattaagaaatGAAAGAGCTAGAGCATTGAAAGCAAAAGAAAGATTTGCACAATCAGTTAGTGGATTTGGTAGTGATGGTTTAGATACTATGTCACCTGTAAGCAGCGAT TTTCAGGATTGGGAGCCATGTCGCCTGGGATCTGAAACTACAACTAGACGTAaga CTGAATTAGAAGCTGCAAGACCACAAACGGTAGGTGAAGAAGAATTACAGTTACAATTAGCTTTGGCAATGTCGAGAGAGGAAGCAGAGCAAGAAGAACAAAGAAGACGTAGTGATGACGTCAGATTGCAATTAGCTCTTAGTCAAAGTCAGCAAGATTTTAA AGCGCCGCAAACTGAGAAACAAAGTCATATGCTAGATTTGTTGGATGTAAACTTAGAAGAAGCATGTGGATACAATGTAAAAACCGACCCTTGGGGTATACCAATTACGCCACCTCCGCCAAGACCTCAa TCTTTGGATATATCTCAATTCTATCCATATAAG cCACAAAACGATCCGTGGAGCGTTCCTACAACAAGCAGTACATCACCTGCGATAGATCCATGGGCTCCCATTCCATCGCAAAAACCAA CTGCTACAGTTGATTCCTGGCGGGCACCTCCATCATCACCTGTAACAGTTACAACTTCGCCTAGTACAGATCCTTGGTCACCAATACCTTCTGctactactactgctactGAAGCGGATACAAATAAAAAGCCG GCTACCCGAGAAGGTATGACATCTGCATCTCCATCTTTTAACAATCCTACCTTAACGCAAAACATTGGTTTTGCGGCACAATCGCCACAAAACTTGGGCTTTAATCTGCCTACAACTTCAACAGCTACATTCAATACAACTAATAACGACTTTAACGGTACTGGCCCTAGTCTTAACAACTTTTCCATCGGAAATCAGACCAGTTCTGCAGCCAGTCCACTGAGCGATTTAGATGAATTTGATGTAATTACTAACAGGAATAAACCTGGATCTAGTCTGCAAACTGCGAATAACG TAAGTACGCTATCACCAGATCCGTTTGATTTGGGGAGCATAGCAGAAACTCTTCCCACTAGTACAGGAGCTGTTAAAAAAACACCACAATCATTTCTCGGAGAGAACTCTGCTCTCGTTAATCTTGATAATCTTGTCAGTACCTCCGCGATCAAATCAGCAACGCCTACTCCTGCAG cAACGATGTCATACTCAGCAAATCCGTTTGCGACGGCAACACCACCACCCCGTCCTACAATTAATCAGATTCGACAAGATCCTTGGGCAGCGAATACAACTACTACAGCGAATCCGTTCCTTTCGTAG
- the LOC126871622 gene encoding protein C10 isoform X2 — protein sequence MTDLPVFTSEVAKAVLTDVLTALNTPENTKKLAEAKENSGNEMLKMMQFVFPIVVQIQMDVIKNYGFSEGTVQFVQLLRALEREDPEIAQLHSQVRSYFLPPVTISSSTEASL from the exons ATGACTGATTTACCTGTTTTTACTTCGGAAGTTGCAAAAG CTGTTTTAACTGACGTTCTAACAGCATTAAATACTCCAGAAAATACTAAAAAACTTGCAGAAGCTAAGGAAAATTCTGGGAATGAAATGCTGAAAATGATGCAGTTTGTTTTTCCAATTGTAGTACAAATTCAAATGGATGTTATTAAGAACTATGGTTTCTCAGAAG GTACAGTTCAATTTGTGCAATTACTCAGAGCTCTAGAAAGGGAAGATCCTGAGATAGCACAATTACATAGTCAAGTTCGATCATATTTTCTTCCGCCTGTTACTATAAGTTCTTCAACTGAAGCATCTctttaa
- the LOC126871622 gene encoding protein C10 isoform X1, whose protein sequence is MTDLPVFTSEVAKAVLTDVLTALNTPENTKKLAEAKENSGNEMLKMMQFVFPIVVQIQMDVIKNYGFSEGREGTVQFVQLLRALEREDPEIAQLHSQVRSYFLPPVTISSSTEASL, encoded by the exons ATGACTGATTTACCTGTTTTTACTTCGGAAGTTGCAAAAG CTGTTTTAACTGACGTTCTAACAGCATTAAATACTCCAGAAAATACTAAAAAACTTGCAGAAGCTAAGGAAAATTCTGGGAATGAAATGCTGAAAATGATGCAGTTTGTTTTTCCAATTGTAGTACAAATTCAAATGGATGTTATTAAGAACTATGGTTTCTCAGAAGGTCGGGAAG GTACAGTTCAATTTGTGCAATTACTCAGAGCTCTAGAAAGGGAAGATCCTGAGATAGCACAATTACATAGTCAAGTTCGATCATATTTTCTTCCGCCTGTTACTATAAGTTCTTCAACTGAAGCATCTctttaa